A single region of the Eulemur rufifrons isolate Redbay chromosome 8, OSU_ERuf_1, whole genome shotgun sequence genome encodes:
- the MTMR11 gene encoding myotubularin-related protein 11 isoform X1 encodes MWWGGRGQSFNIVPQKEEPEMGLSGPKSVQGSRMPELRSQLSSCLASGCLPGEQILAWATGVRKGLEPELSGTLICTNYRVIFQPCGWQRSQETPLSSEYDFALVNIGRLEAVSGLSRVQLLRPGSLLKFIPEEILIHGRDFRLLRVGFEAGGLEPQAFQVTMAIVQARAQSSQAQQYAGITPKAGQGSGSRKPPIPLMETSEDWETERNKQGARGWRVSTVNERFDVATSLPRYFWVPNRILDSEVRRAFGHFHQSRGPRLSWHHLGGSDLLRCGGFCTANDPNKEDIRAVEAMLQAGHSDVVLVDTMDELPSLADVQLAHLRLRALCLPDSSVAEDKWLSALEGTRWLDYVRSCLRKASDVSVLVTSRVRSVVLQERSDRDLNGLLSSLVQLLSAPEARTLFGFQSLVQREWVASGHPFLTRLGGAGASEEAPVFLLFLDCVWQLLQQYPAEFEFSEFFLLALHDSVRVPDTLTFLRDTPWERGKQSGQFNSYAQVYTPGYSQPPAGNSMNLQLSVWDWDLRYSNEQILQFHNPGYDPEHCPDSWLPRQQPSFMVPGPPSSMWLFSRGALTPLNQLGPWRDSSFLLAVSSRWLPRPAISSESLADQEWGLPSHWGACPLPPGLLLPGYLGPQIRLWRRCYLRGRPEVQMGLSAPTISGLQDELFHLQELLRKWTPRISPEDHSMKRNPNTILS; translated from the exons ATGTGGTGGGGGGGCCGGGGCCAGAGTTTCAACATTGTCCCCCAGAAGGAGGAGCCCGAGATGGGG CTTTCCGGACCAAAGTCTGTCCAGGGAAGCAGGATGCCGGAGCTCAGGAGTCAGCTTAGCAGTTGCTTGGCCTCTGGATGCCTCCCAG GGGAGCAGATCCTAGCATGGGCTACAGGAGTGAGGAAGGGGCTGGAACCTGAATTGTCTGGAACCCTGATCTGTACCAACTATAGGGTCATCTTCCAGCCCTGTGGATGGCAGCGGAGTCAG GAGACTCCCCTGAGCAGTGAATATGATTTTGCCCTTGTCAACATCGGGCGATTAGAGGCTG TGAGTGGCTTGTCCCGAGTCCAGCTCCTCCGTCCAGGGTCCCTGCTCAAATTTATCCCTGAGGAGATTCTGATTCATGGCCGAGACTTTCGGCTGCTCAGAGTTGGTTTTGAGGCTGGAGGACTAGAGCCTCAGGCTTTTCAG GTGACCATGGCCATTGTCCAAGCCAGAGCTCAGAGCAGTCAAGCCCAACAGTATGCGGGGATAACCCCCAAGGCTG gccagggTTCTGGTTCCAGAAAACCACCTATTCCTCTCATGGAGACATCAGAAGACTGGGAGACTGAGCGGAATAAGCAGGGAGCCAGAGGCTGGAGGGTCAGCACTGTCAATGAGAGGTTCGACGTAGCCACCAG CCTTCCTCGTTACTTCTGGGTCCCTAATCGGATTCTGGACAGTGAGGTCAGGAGAGCATTTGGCCATTTCCATCAGAGTCGTGGACCg CGCCTGTCCTGGCATCACCTTGGGGGCAGTGATCTTCTCCGCTGTGGAGGCTTCTGTACAGCCAATGACCCTAACAAGGAGGATATCAG AGCAGTGGAGGCAATGCTCCAGGCTGGGCATTCAGATGTTGTCCTGGTAGACACTATGGATGAGCTGCCTAGTCTTGCAGATGTTCAACTTGCCCACTTGAGACTGAGGGCCCTCTGCCTGCCTG ATTCATCTGTAGCTGAGGATAAATGGCTTTCAGCCCTGGAAGGAACACGGTGGTTGGACTATGTCAG gtcTTGTCTCCGAAAGGCCAGTGATGTCTCAGTATTAGTAACATCCAGGGTTCGTTCTGTAGTACTTCAAG AGCGCAGTGATCGTGATCTCAATGGCCTCCTCTCTTCACTCGTCCAGCTGCTTTCAGCCCCCGAAGCCCGAACACTGTTTGGCTTCCAATCACTAGTGCAGCGAGAGTGGGTGGCATCTGGACACCCCTTCCTGACCCGGCTTGGGGGAGCTGGGGCCAGTGAAGAG gCCCCAgtgtttctcctcttccttgaTTGCGTATGGCAGCTCCTCCAGCAGTATCCAGCTGAGtttgaattctctgagttttttcttcttgctcttcACGACAGCGTCAGGGTTCCTGACACCCTTACTTTCCTGAGAGATACTCCCTGGGAGCGTGGAAAGCAGAGTGGACAG TTTAACTCCTATGCACAAGTTTACACACCAGGGtactcccagcccccagccggGAACTCTATGAACCTGCAGCTGTCCGTCTGGGACTGGGATTTACGCTACAGCAATGAACAGATACTACAATTCCATAATCCTGGCTATGACCCAGAGCACTGCCCAGATTCCTGGCTCCCTAGACAGCAG CCAAGCTTCATGGTTCCTGGACCCCCTAGTTCTATGTGGCTCTTCTCTAGAGGGGCGCTGACCCCTTTGAATCAGCTCGGTCCTTGGCGGGACAGTTCCTTCCTGTTGGCAGTCTCTTCTCGTTGGCTCCCTCGACCTGCTATCTCTTCTGAAAGCCTGGCTGACCAGGAATGGGGGCTCCCCTCACATTGGGGAGCTTGCCCTTTACCTCCAGGACTACTGTTGCCTGGATATCTGGGACCCCAGATCAGGCTCTGGAGACGCTGCTACCTGAGGGGAAGGCCTGAGGTCCAG ATGGGCCTCTCAGCTCCCACAATCTCTGGCCTCCAGGATGAGCTTTTCCATCTTCAGGAGCTATTAAGGAAATGGACACCAAGAATATCTCCTGAGGACCACTCCATGAAAAGAAATCCAAACACCATTCTCTCCTAA
- the MTMR11 gene encoding myotubularin-related protein 11 isoform X2 — translation MPPRVIFQPCGWQRSQETPLSSEYDFALVNIGRLEAVSGLSRVQLLRPGSLLKFIPEEILIHGRDFRLLRVGFEAGGLEPQAFQVTMAIVQARAQSSQAQQYAGITPKAGQGSGSRKPPIPLMETSEDWETERNKQGARGWRVSTVNERFDVATSLPRYFWVPNRILDSEVRRAFGHFHQSRGPRLSWHHLGGSDLLRCGGFCTANDPNKEDIRAVEAMLQAGHSDVVLVDTMDELPSLADVQLAHLRLRALCLPDSSVAEDKWLSALEGTRWLDYVRSCLRKASDVSVLVTSRVRSVVLQERSDRDLNGLLSSLVQLLSAPEARTLFGFQSLVQREWVASGHPFLTRLGGAGASEEAPVFLLFLDCVWQLLQQYPAEFEFSEFFLLALHDSVRVPDTLTFLRDTPWERGKQSGQFNSYAQVYTPGYSQPPAGNSMNLQLSVWDWDLRYSNEQILQFHNPGYDPEHCPDSWLPRQQPSFMVPGPPSSMWLFSRGALTPLNQLGPWRDSSFLLAVSSRWLPRPAISSESLADQEWGLPSHWGACPLPPGLLLPGYLGPQIRLWRRCYLRGRPEVQMGLSAPTISGLQDELFHLQELLRKWTPRISPEDHSMKRNPNTILS, via the exons ATGCCTCCCAG GGTCATCTTCCAGCCCTGTGGATGGCAGCGGAGTCAG GAGACTCCCCTGAGCAGTGAATATGATTTTGCCCTTGTCAACATCGGGCGATTAGAGGCTG TGAGTGGCTTGTCCCGAGTCCAGCTCCTCCGTCCAGGGTCCCTGCTCAAATTTATCCCTGAGGAGATTCTGATTCATGGCCGAGACTTTCGGCTGCTCAGAGTTGGTTTTGAGGCTGGAGGACTAGAGCCTCAGGCTTTTCAG GTGACCATGGCCATTGTCCAAGCCAGAGCTCAGAGCAGTCAAGCCCAACAGTATGCGGGGATAACCCCCAAGGCTG gccagggTTCTGGTTCCAGAAAACCACCTATTCCTCTCATGGAGACATCAGAAGACTGGGAGACTGAGCGGAATAAGCAGGGAGCCAGAGGCTGGAGGGTCAGCACTGTCAATGAGAGGTTCGACGTAGCCACCAG CCTTCCTCGTTACTTCTGGGTCCCTAATCGGATTCTGGACAGTGAGGTCAGGAGAGCATTTGGCCATTTCCATCAGAGTCGTGGACCg CGCCTGTCCTGGCATCACCTTGGGGGCAGTGATCTTCTCCGCTGTGGAGGCTTCTGTACAGCCAATGACCCTAACAAGGAGGATATCAG AGCAGTGGAGGCAATGCTCCAGGCTGGGCATTCAGATGTTGTCCTGGTAGACACTATGGATGAGCTGCCTAGTCTTGCAGATGTTCAACTTGCCCACTTGAGACTGAGGGCCCTCTGCCTGCCTG ATTCATCTGTAGCTGAGGATAAATGGCTTTCAGCCCTGGAAGGAACACGGTGGTTGGACTATGTCAG gtcTTGTCTCCGAAAGGCCAGTGATGTCTCAGTATTAGTAACATCCAGGGTTCGTTCTGTAGTACTTCAAG AGCGCAGTGATCGTGATCTCAATGGCCTCCTCTCTTCACTCGTCCAGCTGCTTTCAGCCCCCGAAGCCCGAACACTGTTTGGCTTCCAATCACTAGTGCAGCGAGAGTGGGTGGCATCTGGACACCCCTTCCTGACCCGGCTTGGGGGAGCTGGGGCCAGTGAAGAG gCCCCAgtgtttctcctcttccttgaTTGCGTATGGCAGCTCCTCCAGCAGTATCCAGCTGAGtttgaattctctgagttttttcttcttgctcttcACGACAGCGTCAGGGTTCCTGACACCCTTACTTTCCTGAGAGATACTCCCTGGGAGCGTGGAAAGCAGAGTGGACAG TTTAACTCCTATGCACAAGTTTACACACCAGGGtactcccagcccccagccggGAACTCTATGAACCTGCAGCTGTCCGTCTGGGACTGGGATTTACGCTACAGCAATGAACAGATACTACAATTCCATAATCCTGGCTATGACCCAGAGCACTGCCCAGATTCCTGGCTCCCTAGACAGCAG CCAAGCTTCATGGTTCCTGGACCCCCTAGTTCTATGTGGCTCTTCTCTAGAGGGGCGCTGACCCCTTTGAATCAGCTCGGTCCTTGGCGGGACAGTTCCTTCCTGTTGGCAGTCTCTTCTCGTTGGCTCCCTCGACCTGCTATCTCTTCTGAAAGCCTGGCTGACCAGGAATGGGGGCTCCCCTCACATTGGGGAGCTTGCCCTTTACCTCCAGGACTACTGTTGCCTGGATATCTGGGACCCCAGATCAGGCTCTGGAGACGCTGCTACCTGAGGGGAAGGCCTGAGGTCCAG ATGGGCCTCTCAGCTCCCACAATCTCTGGCCTCCAGGATGAGCTTTTCCATCTTCAGGAGCTATTAAGGAAATGGACACCAAGAATATCTCCTGAGGACCACTCCATGAAAAGAAATCCAAACACCATTCTCTCCTAA
- the SF3B4 gene encoding splicing factor 3B subunit 4 isoform X1 translates to MAAGPISERNQDATVYVGGLDEKVSEPLLWELFLQAGPVVNTHMPKDRVTGQHQGYGFVEFLSEEDADYAIKIMNMIKLYGKPIRVNKASAHNKNLDVGANIFIGNLDPEIDEKLLYDTFSAFGVILQTPKIMRDPDTGNSKGYAFINFASFDASDAAIEAMNGQYLCNRPITVSYAFKKDSKGERHGSAAERLLAAQNPLSQADRPHQLFADAPPPPSAPNPVVSSLGSGLPPPGMPPPGSFPPPVPPPGALPPGIPPAMPPPPMPPGAGGHGPPSAGTPGAGHPGHGHSHPHPFPPGGMPHPGMSQMQLAHHGPHGLGHPHAGPPGSGGQPPPRPPPGMPHPGPPPMGMPPRGPPFGSPMGHPGPMPPHGMRGPPPLMPPHGYTGPPRPPPYGYQRGPLPPPRPTPRPPVPPRGPLRGPLPQ, encoded by the exons ATGGCTGCCGGGCCGATCTCCGAACGGAACCAGG ATGCCACCGTATACGTGGGGGGCTTGGATGAGAAGGTTAGCGAACCATTGCTGTGGGAACTGTTTCTCCAGGCAGGACCAGTAGTCAACACCCACATGCCAAAGGATAGAGTCACTGGCCAGCACCAAG GCTATGGCTTTGTGGAATTCTTGAGTGAGGAAGATGCTGACTATGCCATTAAGATCATGAACATGATCAAACTCTATGGGAAACCAATAAGAGTGAACAAGGCATCAGCTCACAACAAAAACCTGGATGTGGGGGCCAACATTTTCATTGGGAACCTGGACCCAGAGATTGATGAGAAGCTGCTTTATGATACTTTCAGCGCCTTTGGGGTCATCTTACAAACCCCCAAGATTATGCGGGACCCTGACACAGGCAACTCCAAGGGTTATGCCTTTATTAATTTTGCTTCGTTTGATGCTTCGGATGCAGCAATTGAGGCCATGAATGGGCAGTACCTCTGTAACCGCCCTATCACTGTGTCTTATGCTTTTAAGAAGGACTCCAAGGGTGAGCGCCATGGATCAGCAGCTGAACGACTTCTGGCAGCTCAGAACCCACTCTCCCAGGCTGACCGCCCTCATCAGCTATTTGCAGATGCACCTCCTCCACCTTCTGCCCCCAATCCTGTGGTATCATCGTTGGGGTCTGGGCTTCCTCCACCAG GCATGCCTCCTCCtggctccttcccacccccagtgCCACCTCCGGGAGCCCTCCCACCTGGGATACCCCCAGCCATGCCCCCACCACCTATGCCTCCTGGGGCTGGAGGACATGGCCCCCCGTCAGCAGGAACCCCAGGGGCAGGACATCCTGGTCATGGACACTCACATCCTCACCCATTTCCACCAGGTGGGATGCCCCATCCAG gGATGTCTCAGATGCAGCTGGCACACCATGGCCCTCATGGCTTAGGACACCCCCATGCAGGGCCCCCAGGCTCTGGGGGACAGCCACCGCCTAGACCACCACCAGGAATGCCTCATCCTGGACCTCCTCCAATGGGCATGCCCCCCCGAGGGCCTCCATTTGGATCTCCCATGG GTCATCCAGGTCCTATGCCTCCGCACGGTATGCGTGGACCTCCTCCACTGATGCCCCCTCATGGATACACTGGCCCTCCAAGACCCCCACCTTATGGCTACCAGCGGGgacccctgcctccacccagaCCAACTCCCCGGCCCCCAGTTCCCCCTCGTGGCCCTCTTCGGGGCCCTCTCCCTCAGTAA
- the SF3B4 gene encoding splicing factor 3B subunit 4 isoform X2, translating into MAAGPISERNQDATVYVGGLDEKVSEPLLWELFLQAGPVVNTHMPKDRVTGQHQGYGFVEFLSEEDADYAIKIMNMIKLYGKPIRVNKASAHNKNLDVGANIFIGNLDPEIDEKLLYDTFSAFGVILQTPKIMRDPDTGNSKGYAFINFASFDASDAAIEAMNGQYLCNRPITVSYAFKKDSKGERHGSAAERLLAAQNPLSQADRPHQLFADAPPPPSAPNPVVSSLGSGLPPPGMPPPGSFPPPVPPPGALPPGIPPAMPPPPMPPGAGGHGPPSAGTPGAGHPGHGHSHPHPFPPGMSQMQLAHHGPHGLGHPHAGPPGSGGQPPPRPPPGMPHPGPPPMGMPPRGPPFGSPMGHPGPMPPHGMRGPPPLMPPHGYTGPPRPPPYGYQRGPLPPPRPTPRPPVPPRGPLRGPLPQ; encoded by the exons ATGGCTGCCGGGCCGATCTCCGAACGGAACCAGG ATGCCACCGTATACGTGGGGGGCTTGGATGAGAAGGTTAGCGAACCATTGCTGTGGGAACTGTTTCTCCAGGCAGGACCAGTAGTCAACACCCACATGCCAAAGGATAGAGTCACTGGCCAGCACCAAG GCTATGGCTTTGTGGAATTCTTGAGTGAGGAAGATGCTGACTATGCCATTAAGATCATGAACATGATCAAACTCTATGGGAAACCAATAAGAGTGAACAAGGCATCAGCTCACAACAAAAACCTGGATGTGGGGGCCAACATTTTCATTGGGAACCTGGACCCAGAGATTGATGAGAAGCTGCTTTATGATACTTTCAGCGCCTTTGGGGTCATCTTACAAACCCCCAAGATTATGCGGGACCCTGACACAGGCAACTCCAAGGGTTATGCCTTTATTAATTTTGCTTCGTTTGATGCTTCGGATGCAGCAATTGAGGCCATGAATGGGCAGTACCTCTGTAACCGCCCTATCACTGTGTCTTATGCTTTTAAGAAGGACTCCAAGGGTGAGCGCCATGGATCAGCAGCTGAACGACTTCTGGCAGCTCAGAACCCACTCTCCCAGGCTGACCGCCCTCATCAGCTATTTGCAGATGCACCTCCTCCACCTTCTGCCCCCAATCCTGTGGTATCATCGTTGGGGTCTGGGCTTCCTCCACCAG GCATGCCTCCTCCtggctccttcccacccccagtgCCACCTCCGGGAGCCCTCCCACCTGGGATACCCCCAGCCATGCCCCCACCACCTATGCCTCCTGGGGCTGGAGGACATGGCCCCCCGTCAGCAGGAACCCCAGGGGCAGGACATCCTGGTCATGGACACTCACATCCTCACCCATTTCCACCAG gGATGTCTCAGATGCAGCTGGCACACCATGGCCCTCATGGCTTAGGACACCCCCATGCAGGGCCCCCAGGCTCTGGGGGACAGCCACCGCCTAGACCACCACCAGGAATGCCTCATCCTGGACCTCCTCCAATGGGCATGCCCCCCCGAGGGCCTCCATTTGGATCTCCCATGG GTCATCCAGGTCCTATGCCTCCGCACGGTATGCGTGGACCTCCTCCACTGATGCCCCCTCATGGATACACTGGCCCTCCAAGACCCCCACCTTATGGCTACCAGCGGGgacccctgcctccacccagaCCAACTCCCCGGCCCCCAGTTCCCCCTCGTGGCCCTCTTCGGGGCCCTCTCCCTCAGTAA
- the SV2A gene encoding synaptic vesicle glycoprotein 2A gives MEEGFRDRAAFIRGAKDIAKEVKKHAAKKVVKGLDRVQDEYSRRSYSRFEEDDDDDDFPAPSDGYYRGEGAQDEEEGGASSDATEGHDEDDEIYEGEYQGIPRAESGGKGERMADGAPLAGVRGGLSDGEGPPGGRGEAQRRKEREELAQQYEAILRECGHGRFQWTLYFVLGLALMADGVEVFVVGFVLPSAEKDMCLSDSNKGMLGLIVYLGMMVGAFLWGGLADRLGRRQCLLISLSVNSVFAFFSSFVQGYGTFLFCRLLSGVGIGGSIPIVFSYFSEFLAQEKRGEHLSWLCMFWMIGGVYAAAMAWAIIPHYGWSFQMGSAYQFHSWRVFVLVCAFPSVFAIGALTTQPESPRFFLENGKHDEAWMVLKQVHDTNMRAKGHPERVFSVTHIKTIHQEDELIEIQSDTGTWYQRWGVRALSLGGQVWGNFLSCFGPEYRRITLMMMGVWFTMSFSYYGLTVWFPDMIRHLQAVDYAARTKVFPGERVEHVTFNFTLENQIHRGGQYFNDKFIGLRLKSVSFEDSLFEECYFEDVTSSNTFFRNCTFINTVFYNTDLFEYKFVNSRLVNSTFLHNKEGCPLDVTGTGEGAYMVYFVSFLGTLAVLPGNIVSALLMDKIGRLRMLAGSSVMSCVSCFFLSFGNSESAMIALLCLFGGVSIASWNALDVLTVELYPSDKRTTAFGFLNALCKLAAVLGISIFTSFVGITKAAPILFASAALALGSSLALKLPETRGQVLQ, from the exons ATGGAAGAGGGCTTCCGAGACCGGGCAGCTTTCATCCGTGGGGCCAAAGACATTGCCAAGGAAGTCAAGAAGCATGCGGCCAAGAAGGTGGTGAAGGGCCTGGACAGAGTCCAGGATGAATATTCCCGAAGATCCTACTCCCGCTTTGAGGaggatgatgacgatgatgatttCCCAGCTCCCAGTGATGGCTATTACCGTGGGGAAGGGGCTCAGGATGAGGAGGAAGGTGGCGCATCTAGTGATGCCACTGAGGGCCATGATGAAGATGATGAGATCTATGAGGGGGAATATCAGGGTATCCCCCGGGCAGAGTCTGGGGGCAAAGGCGAGCGGATGGCAGATGGGGCACCCCTGGCTGGAGTGAGGGGGGGCTTGAGCGATGGGGAGGGCCCCCCTGGGGGCCGAGGGGAGGCACAGCGACGGAAAGAACGAGAAGAACTGGCCCAGCAGTATGAAGCCATCCTACGAGAGTGTGGTCACGGCCGTTTCCAGTGGACACTGTATTTCGTGCTTGGTCTGGCACTGATGGCTGATGGTGTTGAGGTCTTTGTGGTGGGCTTCGTGCTGCCCAGTGCTGAGAAAGACATGTGCCTGTCTGACTCCAACAAAGGCATGCTGG GCCTCATCGTCTACCTGGGCATGATGGTGGGAGCCTTCCTCTGGGGAGGTCTGGCTGATCGGCTGGGTCGAAGACAGTGTCTGCTCATCTCACTCTCAGTCAACAGTGTCTTTGCCTTCTTCTCGTCTTTCGTCCAGGGTTATGGCACTTTCCTCTTCTGCCGCCTCCTTTCCGGGGTTGG GATTGGAGGGTCCATCCCCATTGTCTTCTCCTATTTTTCGGAGTTTCTGGCCCAGGAGAAACGTGGGGAGCATTTGAGCTGGCTCTGCATGTTTTGGATGATTGGTGGAGTGTACGCAGCTGCTATGGCCTGGGCCATCATCCCCCACTACG GGTGGAGTTTTCAGATGGGTTCTGCTTACCAATTCCACAGCTGGAGGGTCTTTGTTCTCGTCTGCGCCTTTCCTTCTGTGTTTGCCATTGGGGCTCTGACCACGCAGCCTGAGAGCCCCCGTTTCTTCCTGGAG AACGGGAAGCATGATGAGGCCTGGATGGTGCTGAAGCAGGTTCACGACACCAACATGCGAGCCAAGGGGCATCCTGAGCGAGTATTCTCA GTAACCCACATTAAGACGATTCATCAGGAGGATGAATTGATTGAGATCCAGTCAGACACAGGGACCTGGTATCAGCGCTGGGGCGTCCGGGCCTTGAGCCTGGGGGGACAG GTTTGGGGGAATTTCCTCTCCTGTTTTGGTCCGGAATACCGGCGTATCACTTTGATGATGATGGGTGTGTGGTTCACCATGTCATTCAG CTACTACGGCCTGACAGTCTGGTTTCCTGACATGATCCGCCATCTCCAGGCGGTGGACTACGCAGCCCGCACCAAAGTGTTCCCTGGGGAGCGTGTAGAGCATGTGACTTTTAACTTCACACTGGAGAACCAGATCCACCGAGGAGGGCAGTACTTCAATGACAA GTTCATCGGGCTGCGTCTGAAGTCAGTGTCCTTTGAAGATTCCCTGTTTGAGGAGTGTTATTTCGAGGATGTCACATCTAGCAACACATTTTTCCGCAACTGCACATTCATCAACACCGTGTTTTATAACACCG ACCTGTTTGAGTACAAGTTTGTGAACAGCCGTCTGGTAAACAGCACATTCCTGCACAACAAGGAGGGCTGCCCACTAGATGTGACAGGGACAGGCGAAGGTGCCTACATGGTGTACTTTGTCAGCTTCTTGGGGACGCTTGCTGTGCTTCCTGGGAACATCGTGTCTGCCCTGCTCATGGACAAGATTGGCAGGCTTAGGATGCTTG CTGGCTCCAGCGTGATGTCCTGTGTCTCCTGCTTCTTCCTGTCTTTTGGGAACAGCGAGTCAGCCATGATTGCTCTGCTCTGCCTTTTTGGGGGGGTCAGCATTGCATCCTGGAATGCGCTGGATGTGTTGACTGTCGAACTCTACCCCTCAGACAAGAG GACCACAGCCTTCGGCTTCCTGAATGCCCTGTGCAAGCTGGCGGCTGTGCTGGGGATCAGCATCTTCACATCGTTTGTGGGAATCACCAAGGCTGCCCCAATTCTCTTTGCCTCAGCTGCTCTTGCCCTCGGCAGCTCTCTAGCCCTGAAGCTGCCTGAGACCCGGGGGCAGGTGCTGCAGTGA